From a single Lichenicola cladoniae genomic region:
- a CDS encoding type II toxin-antitoxin system CcdA family antitoxin, with amino-acid sequence MAYDKTASRPAVNLSLNEDLLIRAKAATSNLSATVEDPLARFVQEDQARKRAEDQQLAAVITAVNAVHAEHVYLSDEFPSL; translated from the coding sequence ATGGCGTACGACAAAACGGCCTCGCGCCCCGCCGTCAACCTGTCTTTGAACGAGGATTTGTTGATCCGTGCCAAGGCTGCAACTAGCAACCTGTCAGCGACCGTTGAGGATCCTCTGGCTCGGTTCGTTCAAGAGGATCAAGCGCGTAAACGAGCCGAGGACCAACAGCTGGCTGCGGTTATCACCGCGGTCAATGCAGTCCATGCAGAGCATGTCTACCTTTCGGATGAGTTTCCCAGCCTCTGA
- a CDS encoding SprT-like domain-containing protein — translation MMTGRDEQRSRVYAWEDEMVVPRDPSLIAYGAAQGMVDAIWSELGLRYPPRVEPLPKQATTRMADGSRLTLRLPAQTPSWCLLHELAHALTSTHDGHSDQHGPVFAGIYVQLLVRYLRLPQPWLLATLESADVQVDMRAQPLFVDTAAFQAQL, via the coding sequence ATGATGACGGGACGCGATGAACAGCGCAGCCGGGTCTATGCGTGGGAGGATGAGATGGTCGTGCCACGCGATCCCAGCCTGATCGCCTACGGCGCGGCTCAAGGAATGGTGGACGCGATCTGGTCTGAGCTGGGTCTGCGCTATCCGCCGCGCGTCGAGCCTCTGCCGAAACAGGCGACGACGCGGATGGCGGATGGATCCCGCCTTACCCTCCGTCTGCCCGCGCAGACGCCGTCCTGGTGCCTGCTGCACGAGTTGGCGCATGCCCTGACCAGCACCCATGACGGACACTCGGATCAGCACGGCCCGGTGTTTGCCGGGATCTACGTGCAACTGCTCGTGCGGTATCTGCGGCTGCCGCAGCCTTGGCTGCTGGCGACCCTCGAGAGCGCGGACGTGCAGGTGGACATGCGGGCGCAGCCGCTGTTCGTCGACACCGCAGCCTTTCAGGCTCAACTGTGA
- a CDS encoding amidohydrolase family protein, with amino-acid sequence MTSGNFSLSCSVEGEAMQIIALEEHIVTPEIIEAWRTLDPKWQDLSFKGVSKGEVGRRLMEVGADRLAAMDASGVDVQVLSLTTPGVQNLKVNDARRLQTQVNDLLAETVRACPERFQAFATLATPDPKAAALELERAVTKLGMNGAMPFGRTREKNMDHPDFWPIYEAAEALGAPLYIHPQSPQPTVRAAYYDDFDTQVSTLFAIGGIGWHYETGIQVIRLILSGVLDRYPNLQLILGHWGEVILFYLERIDDIMRTSAKLPRALSDYVRDQVHVAPSGIFSQRYLRWATEVVGIDRILFSVDYPFLTVPDGGARRFLDEANLSDADRVKIASGNWRKLVAGIKRSAT; translated from the coding sequence ATGACCTCCGGGAACTTTTCGCTCAGCTGTTCGGTGGAAGGCGAAGCTATGCAGATTATCGCGCTCGAAGAACACATTGTGACACCTGAGATAATAGAGGCGTGGCGAACGCTAGACCCTAAGTGGCAGGATCTCAGCTTCAAAGGCGTGTCCAAGGGTGAGGTTGGGCGGCGGCTGATGGAGGTTGGCGCAGATCGATTAGCGGCGATGGACGCAAGCGGCGTTGACGTGCAAGTCCTCTCGTTGACTACGCCCGGCGTGCAGAACTTGAAAGTCAACGATGCCAGGCGTCTGCAGACGCAAGTCAATGACTTGCTCGCCGAGACCGTCCGGGCCTGCCCGGAACGTTTTCAGGCGTTTGCTACGCTCGCAACACCCGACCCGAAGGCGGCGGCGCTTGAGCTGGAGCGGGCGGTGACAAAACTTGGCATGAACGGCGCAATGCCGTTCGGCCGCACCCGCGAGAAGAACATGGACCATCCTGACTTCTGGCCTATCTATGAAGCGGCGGAGGCGCTCGGCGCGCCACTCTATATACACCCGCAATCACCACAGCCAACGGTACGCGCGGCCTATTACGATGACTTCGATACCCAGGTCAGCACGTTGTTCGCGATCGGCGGGATCGGCTGGCATTACGAAACTGGCATACAGGTCATTCGCCTAATCCTTTCGGGCGTGCTCGATCGTTATCCCAACTTGCAACTCATTCTTGGACATTGGGGGGAAGTAATCTTGTTCTATCTTGAACGAATCGATGACATAATGCGCACTTCTGCGAAGCTACCCCGGGCCTTGTCGGATTATGTCCGGGACCAAGTCCACGTTGCGCCGAGCGGAATATTCAGCCAGCGATATCTTCGCTGGGCAACGGAAGTCGTCGGCATCGATCGAATCCTGTTCTCTGTTGATTATCCATTTCTAACGGTGCCAGACGGGGGCGCGCGGCGTTTTCTCGATGAGGCAAATCTGAGTGACGCCGATCGTGTGAAGATAGCCAGCGGTAACTGGCGAAAGCTGGTTGCCGGCATCAAACGCTCCGCGACCTGA
- a CDS encoding HU family DNA-binding protein has translation MSKAFIAATLQDSTGCTGVAANLAAAELIAAIVSEMKKDGGFTLPSFGTFTVRKTKARKALNPRTGEPVKVKAGKTVRFKASPNLKKAV, from the coding sequence ATGAGCAAGGCCTTCATTGCAGCGACATTGCAGGATTCGACCGGCTGCACCGGCGTTGCCGCCAATCTAGCGGCGGCCGAGCTGATCGCGGCCATTGTCTCAGAAATGAAGAAGGACGGCGGCTTCACCCTGCCCTCGTTCGGCACCTTCACCGTCAGGAAGACCAAGGCGCGCAAGGCGCTGAACCCGCGCACCGGCGAGCCGGTCAAGGTCAAGGCCGGCAAGACCGTCCGCTTCAAGGCCAGCCCGAACCTCAAGAAGGCCGTCTAG
- a CDS encoding exonuclease domain-containing protein has product MRLRVIDIETTGTAPPAEIIEFGRVDLHDSTGSWQIDRPMTRLYRPLHGIPPETMAVHHITEHDFNADTPVCTGERLRLAVWAGNPPDVLVAHNCAFEQLFVDVLHTDALPWICTYKVALRLWPDAPKHSNQVLRYWLGLPLDAGLAMPPHRAGPDAYVTAHLLLRMLVLASIEQMIAWTSQPKLLPLMPIGKHRGLSWSELPLDYLQWLVRQTEMDADVIYCGRREIERRQPGR; this is encoded by the coding sequence ATGCGGCTGCGCGTCATCGACATCGAGACCACCGGCACGGCGCCGCCGGCCGAGATCATCGAGTTCGGCCGGGTCGACCTGCACGACAGCACGGGCTCCTGGCAGATCGACCGGCCGATGACGCGGCTGTACCGGCCGTTGCACGGCATCCCGCCGGAAACGATGGCGGTGCATCACATCACCGAGCACGATTTTAATGCGGACACCCCGGTGTGCACCGGCGAACGGCTGCGGCTGGCGGTGTGGGCCGGTAATCCGCCGGATGTTCTGGTGGCACACAACTGCGCCTTCGAGCAGCTGTTCGTCGACGTCCTGCACACCGACGCCCTGCCCTGGATCTGCACCTACAAGGTGGCGCTGCGGCTGTGGCCGGACGCACCAAAGCATTCCAACCAGGTGCTGCGCTACTGGCTCGGGCTGCCGCTTGATGCAGGTCTGGCGATGCCGCCGCATCGTGCCGGCCCCGACGCTTATGTTACCGCGCATCTGCTGCTGCGGATGTTGGTGCTGGCCAGCATCGAGCAGATGATCGCCTGGACCAGCCAGCCAAAGCTGCTGCCGTTGATGCCGATCGGCAAGCATCGTGGGTTATCCTGGTCGGAGCTTCCGCTCGATTATCTGCAATGGCTCGTCCGGCAGACCGAGATGGATGCTGACGTGATCTATTGTGGGCGGCGAGAGATCGAACGGCGACAGCCCGGTCGGTAG
- a CDS encoding IS5 family transposase, producing MLHRLRAAGGRRDRLEPRVHRQRVPRRQKGGDKTGPNPTDRGRLGTKRHRVTDRNGIPLAFVLTGANTNDSMPFEKLLDWIPPIGGKTDRAWHRPDKLHADKAYDHRRCPQACRRHGIAPRIARRGIETSQKLGRHRWVIERTFAWINRNRRLVTRYERRSDIHDAFTALACALICFNKLQRRF from the coding sequence TTGCTGCATCGGCTGCGGGCGGCAGGCGGCAGGCGGGATCGACTGGAGCCGCGCGTGCATCGACAGCGCGTCCCTCGCCGCCAAAAGGGGGGTGACAAGACGGGGCCGAACCCGACCGATCGAGGCAGGCTGGGCACGAAACGCCATCGTGTCACCGACCGGAATGGCATCCCGCTCGCCTTCGTCCTGACCGGCGCCAATACCAACGACAGCATGCCGTTCGAGAAGTTGCTTGACTGGATCCCGCCGATCGGCGGCAAGACAGACCGCGCCTGGCATCGTCCCGACAAGCTCCACGCCGACAAGGCCTACGACCATCGGCGCTGCCCACAGGCCTGCCGCCGTCACGGCATCGCACCACGCATCGCAAGGCGGGGCATCGAGACCAGCCAGAAGCTCGGGCGGCACCGATGGGTCATCGAGCGAACCTTCGCCTGGATCAACCGCAACCGCCGCCTCGTCACGCGCTATGAGCGCAGAAGCGACATCCACGACGCCTTCACCGCTCTCGCCTGCGCGCTTATCTGCTTCAACAAACTGCAGAGAAGGTTTTGA
- a CDS encoding ligand-binding sensor domain-containing diguanylate cyclase codes for MALLLTKDGHVLARSDTRLADIDPRTGHVDVSLLPDQGGRYANYPQSLLLALTPSGQLLTQSSSGLMIRGPSGWKTLTTENGLPQVPILTLMFDRQGDLWLAVLGRGLMRALGYGMWENLDHHDGLADDVLWQIARQPNGPLWVASDGGIDAIGRPPGVTLAHRHYDKAAFSIALDAFGHLWRSVGSAAVACITLTTGQVSTYPLPQVSQILHGSKARLWFITEKGVYIVDSAPAPTAPQPIAGLSGSVTTAVVAPDDSLWVLRGQDLLHRHADGSIIFIPLHWQQADFEPLTLTAGPAGVVWVAGAGGGLYRLQLDSDRIVSSTRFQPPDVISNSIVSLLVDSRGWLWAGTDNGVSVFNGRRWASATTADGLIWDDLDQGGLLEDSDGSMWIATSHGLSHLLDPMQLFMKESLKPVITSVTVGETAFREQAVPYTRDAFFIQFGVLNFRAGSIVRFRYRLDGVDKGWADTASGYARYPSVPPGNHRFELVAYDPLAHQVSAPVSVLLRIRKPWWLWWPLLALYFLAGAGSAYGVLRLRVRLLVQQRQALKREVELRTAEIREAQATDSLTTLLTRGEIQSRLVRTLAQADRTSQVAIGLLDIDHFKGINDRYGHLAGDEILKEMGRRLKLALKPGEYAGRYGGEEILIVIEAEQVPEVNRIHLLNIATCGEPFDVDGEVIKVTCSIGMAHEHARDEWKSLVGRADKALYQAKAEGRDRIIVSVRDAMI; via the coding sequence GTGGCACTGCTGCTGACGAAGGACGGTCACGTTCTGGCACGCTCCGACACCCGCCTGGCAGACATCGATCCCAGGACGGGCCATGTTGACGTGTCGCTGCTGCCTGACCAAGGCGGACGTTACGCGAACTACCCACAGAGCCTTCTGTTGGCGCTGACACCGTCCGGTCAGCTGCTGACCCAGTCCTCTTCCGGCCTCATGATCCGCGGCCCCTCCGGCTGGAAGACGCTCACCACCGAAAACGGCCTGCCGCAGGTGCCGATCCTGACGTTGATGTTCGACCGCCAGGGCGATCTATGGCTCGCCGTACTCGGACGCGGGCTTATGCGAGCCCTTGGCTATGGCATGTGGGAGAACCTGGACCACCACGACGGCTTGGCCGACGACGTGCTCTGGCAAATTGCTCGCCAGCCGAACGGGCCGCTCTGGGTTGCTTCTGACGGCGGCATCGACGCGATCGGCAGGCCGCCTGGGGTGACTCTGGCACATCGGCACTACGACAAGGCGGCATTCTCGATCGCGCTGGATGCGTTCGGCCACCTTTGGCGGTCTGTCGGGTCGGCCGCCGTCGCCTGCATCACGCTCACTACCGGGCAGGTCAGCACATATCCGCTGCCGCAGGTCAGCCAGATCCTGCATGGATCGAAGGCCCGGCTCTGGTTCATCACAGAGAAGGGCGTCTACATCGTCGACAGCGCTCCCGCACCGACGGCGCCACAGCCGATCGCCGGCCTGTCGGGGTCCGTGACGACGGCGGTTGTCGCTCCCGACGACAGCCTCTGGGTGCTTCGCGGCCAGGATTTATTGCACCGCCACGCCGACGGCTCGATCATCTTTATTCCTCTACATTGGCAGCAGGCCGACTTCGAGCCGCTGACGCTGACGGCCGGACCGGCGGGAGTGGTCTGGGTCGCAGGGGCCGGCGGCGGGCTCTACCGGCTGCAGCTGGACAGCGACAGGATCGTGTCGAGCACCCGGTTCCAGCCACCCGACGTTATTTCCAACAGCATTGTCTCGCTGCTGGTCGACAGCCGGGGCTGGCTGTGGGCCGGGACCGACAACGGAGTTTCGGTCTTCAACGGTCGGCGCTGGGCGTCCGCCACCACTGCGGATGGCCTGATCTGGGATGATCTGGACCAAGGTGGCCTGCTGGAGGATAGCGACGGCTCGATGTGGATCGCTACCAGCCACGGACTGTCGCACCTGCTCGATCCGATGCAGCTGTTCATGAAGGAAAGCCTGAAGCCGGTCATCACTTCCGTCACCGTTGGCGAAACGGCTTTCCGCGAGCAGGCGGTGCCCTACACGCGGGATGCCTTCTTCATCCAGTTCGGCGTGCTCAACTTCCGCGCGGGCAGTATCGTCCGCTTTCGTTATCGCCTTGATGGTGTCGACAAAGGATGGGCTGACACCGCGAGCGGCTACGCCCGGTATCCTTCGGTTCCCCCGGGAAATCACCGGTTCGAGCTCGTTGCCTACGACCCGCTGGCGCATCAGGTTTCGGCACCCGTATCCGTCCTGCTGCGCATCAGGAAGCCGTGGTGGCTCTGGTGGCCGCTGCTGGCCCTCTATTTCCTGGCCGGAGCAGGTTCCGCCTACGGCGTCTTGCGGCTGAGGGTCCGCCTTCTTGTCCAGCAGAGGCAGGCACTCAAGCGCGAGGTCGAACTGCGCACAGCTGAAATCCGTGAGGCCCAGGCGACGGACAGCCTGACCACGCTGCTGACGCGGGGCGAGATACAATCCAGGCTCGTCAGGACGCTCGCCCAGGCGGATCGAACATCCCAGGTCGCGATAGGCTTGCTGGACATTGACCACTTCAAAGGAATCAACGACCGCTATGGCCACCTGGCCGGTGACGAAATCCTCAAGGAAATGGGGCGTCGCCTGAAGCTGGCGTTGAAGCCGGGTGAGTATGCTGGCCGCTACGGTGGAGAGGAGATCCTGATCGTGATCGAGGCTGAACAGGTCCCAGAGGTCAATCGAATCCACCTTTTGAACATCGCGACCTGCGGCGAGCCGTTTGACGTGGATGGCGAGGTTATCAAGGTAACCTGCAGCATCGGCATGGCGCATGAGCATGCACGCGACGAATGGAAGTCGCTGGTCGGTCGCGCAGATAAAGCACTCTATCAAGCCAAAGCCGAGGGCCGTGACCGGATCATCGTGTCTGTCCGGGACGCGATGATCTAG
- a CDS encoding IS6 family transposase produces the protein MNCVCCGSTAVTERPEVTARGYRRLRCRTCGRQFNERSGGVLNRTCLPSDIIAFVVFCRLRYRLTLRDLSEIMALRGIEVSYEAVRDWEAKLLPAMGDELRKRRRGTGRQSGASWLVDETYLKVRGHWCYLYRAVDRDGNLIDAMLSEHRDMKAAKAFFRSARAVMGLRPDRVTTDGHGSYPRAIRTVLGKAVRHRTSAYLNNRLEQDHRGIKGRIRCMRGSKNHDAAHRFCREHGELRNLLRPRRRHNQIVSASLRRFRFARSAKLALGIMQNA, from the coding sequence ATGAACTGCGTGTGCTGTGGGTCTACGGCAGTGACGGAGCGGCCTGAAGTTACGGCTCGCGGCTACCGGCGGTTGCGGTGCCGAACCTGCGGGCGGCAGTTCAACGAGCGCAGCGGTGGCGTCCTCAACCGGACCTGCCTGCCCAGCGACATCATCGCCTTCGTGGTATTCTGCCGGCTGCGGTATCGGCTGACGCTTCGCGACCTGAGCGAGATCATGGCGCTGCGTGGGATCGAGGTCAGCTACGAGGCCGTGCGTGACTGGGAGGCAAAGCTGCTGCCGGCCATGGGCGATGAGCTGCGCAAACGCCGCCGCGGCACCGGACGGCAATCCGGCGCGAGCTGGTTGGTCGACGAGACCTACCTGAAGGTCCGCGGCCACTGGTGCTACCTCTACCGGGCGGTCGACCGGGACGGGAACCTGATCGACGCCATGTTGAGCGAGCATCGGGACATGAAGGCCGCCAAAGCGTTCTTCCGCTCGGCGCGGGCGGTTATGGGCCTGCGGCCGGACCGGGTGACGACGGACGGGCACGGCTCCTACCCACGGGCGATCCGCACTGTGCTAGGCAAGGCAGTCCGACACCGCACCAGCGCATACCTGAACAACCGTCTCGAACAGGACCATCGCGGCATCAAGGGCAGGATCCGATGTATGCGAGGCTCCAAAAACCACGATGCCGCCCACCGCTTCTGCCGAGAGCATGGCGAACTCCGCAACCTCCTTCGCCCTCGTCGCCGTCACAACCAGATCGTATCCGCCTCCCTCCGACGCTTCCGCTTCGCAAGGAGCGCTAAACTTGCGCTCGGGATCATGCAGAACGCGTGA
- a CDS encoding DEAD/DEAH box helicase: MTLPRPLRTHQQRLANLVAAMVAGETTAPDILAAVTPGGGKSLLPVIAAARLIEAGLVERVCWIVPRDSLRLQAEEAFTDPVWRTILGHGLSVRAADNSADPSRGLAGYITTYQGVAAAPDLHLREMRRYRTLLVVDEVHHLPALADTDPDAAAHAAATDEEQASAWSQAILPLLECAAVRLLLSGTLERADGKAILWLPYRKGVKARTREIELDAPGWAIIGYSRAQALLERAVLPVTFGALDGEARWRDEDDNEIGPHRLANLHPDETTRPALFTALRTGFAETLLHEAFIAIRDVRARRRQERDLEPGAAARGLGKLLVVAPDQTTAKHYLGVIRRWIPVAQAEETAQLATSDTPRAHQILASFRLRPDPSILVTVAMAYEGLDAPDVAVVAALTHIRSRAWLEQMVARATRVDPHAGAYETQQALVFHPDDPLFALFRRRMEYEQGTLARPKAKRKQSALPLWLLDQLPPSRDGITPLESNALALRFDTLRPGPELALKRPEQEAAQAELLEAPSVAERRLRARLGEMVAAQAVEDEAGRAGFKGGTAGPGLYHRYNAVLKRMTGNKNRAQMTLAELEAAIGWLERNQLQEHLHLLDDDPRYAWTARQRGEWKPPVGRPSRTPTDTKRAPSAYAATKRSG; the protein is encoded by the coding sequence ATGACGTTGCCCCGCCCGCTCCGCACCCACCAGCAGCGTCTGGCCAACCTGGTTGCGGCGATGGTGGCCGGCGAGACCACCGCCCCCGACATCCTGGCCGCGGTCACACCCGGTGGCGGCAAATCGCTGCTGCCGGTGATCGCCGCCGCCCGGCTGATCGAGGCGGGCCTCGTCGAGCGCGTCTGCTGGATAGTGCCGCGCGACAGTCTGCGCCTGCAGGCCGAGGAGGCGTTCACCGATCCGGTCTGGCGCACCATCCTGGGCCACGGCCTGTCGGTACGGGCGGCCGACAACTCAGCTGATCCGAGCCGCGGACTGGCCGGCTACATCACCACCTACCAGGGCGTGGCCGCCGCCCCTGACCTGCACCTGCGCGAGATGCGCCGGTATCGCACCCTGCTCGTGGTCGACGAGGTGCATCACCTGCCGGCTTTGGCCGACACCGATCCGGATGCCGCCGCCCACGCAGCCGCCACGGACGAGGAGCAGGCCAGTGCCTGGTCACAGGCGATCCTGCCACTCCTGGAGTGTGCCGCCGTCCGGCTGCTGCTGTCAGGTACGCTGGAGCGGGCGGACGGCAAGGCGATCCTTTGGCTGCCCTACCGCAAGGGCGTGAAGGCGCGCACCCGCGAGATCGAGCTGGATGCACCCGGCTGGGCGATCATCGGCTACTCGCGTGCCCAGGCGCTGCTCGAGCGCGCGGTGCTGCCGGTGACCTTCGGCGCGCTGGATGGCGAAGCGCGCTGGCGCGACGAGGACGATAACGAGATCGGGCCGCACCGCCTGGCCAATCTGCATCCCGACGAGACCACTCGCCCTGCCCTGTTTACGGCTTTGCGCACCGGCTTTGCCGAAACGCTGCTGCATGAGGCGTTCATCGCCATCCGCGACGTGCGCGCCCGCCGGCGGCAGGAGCGTGACCTGGAGCCGGGTGCCGCAGCGCGTGGCCTTGGCAAGCTGTTGGTGGTGGCGCCGGACCAGACCACGGCCAAGCACTATCTCGGCGTGATCCGACGCTGGATCCCGGTCGCCCAGGCTGAGGAGACGGCGCAGCTGGCCACCTCCGACACGCCGCGCGCGCACCAGATCCTGGCCAGCTTCCGGCTCCGGCCGGATCCGTCGATCCTGGTAACGGTGGCCATGGCCTATGAAGGCCTGGATGCACCGGACGTGGCGGTGGTGGCAGCACTCACCCACATCCGGTCGCGCGCCTGGCTGGAGCAGATGGTGGCCCGCGCCACCCGGGTGGATCCACATGCCGGTGCCTACGAGACGCAGCAGGCGCTGGTGTTCCACCCCGATGATCCGCTGTTCGCGCTGTTCCGCCGACGCATGGAGTATGAGCAGGGCACGCTGGCGCGGCCGAAGGCCAAGCGCAAGCAAAGCGCCCTGCCCTTGTGGCTGCTCGACCAGCTGCCGCCGTCCCGGGACGGCATCACGCCGCTGGAGAGCAATGCGCTGGCGCTGCGCTTCGACACACTGCGGCCTGGACCGGAGCTGGCCCTGAAGCGTCCCGAGCAGGAGGCGGCGCAGGCGGAGCTGCTGGAAGCGCCGTCGGTGGCCGAGCGGCGTCTGCGGGCCCGGTTGGGGGAGATGGTGGCGGCGCAGGCGGTTGAGGACGAGGCCGGGCGAGCGGGGTTCAAGGGCGGCACGGCGGGTCCCGGGCTCTACCACCGCTACAACGCGGTGCTGAAGCGCATGACCGGCAACAAGAACCGGGCGCAGATGACGCTGGCCGAGCTGGAAGCGGCGATCGGCTGGCTCGAGCGCAATCAGCTGCAGGAGCATCTGCACCTGCTAGACGACGACCCACGCTACGCCTGGACGGCACGTCAGCGCGGAGAGTGGAAGCCGCCGGTCGGACGACCGAGCCGGACACCGACAGACACCAAACGGGCGCCATCGGCTTATGCAGCGACAAAGCGATCCGGATGA
- a CDS encoding DUF7168 domain-containing protein: protein MSQDTELARVKARVKALTERTIARGCTEAEAMAAADMVGRLLERYALNMEEIDIRDEPCVQIEVPLGGTRRRPIDACVPAIAAFCDCKVWLSRDSHPPSYVFFAFATDTALVAYLYAVIERAIHSDSQTFRSARPALAGAALSRATSSFQLGMAARIAERLVDMHDDREASVATQRPTGSALTIVRHQVVEAAFRASGPRLRAMPGLTLHNDTAFRVGRLAGERVNLRRPVEQDDQNRLA from the coding sequence TTGAGCCAGGACACAGAACTCGCCAGGGTGAAGGCGCGGGTCAAGGCGCTCACCGAGCGCACGATTGCCCGCGGCTGCACCGAGGCCGAGGCCATGGCGGCGGCCGACATGGTGGGGCGGCTGCTCGAGCGCTACGCGCTCAACATGGAAGAGATCGACATCCGCGATGAGCCCTGCGTACAAATTGAGGTTCCGCTGGGCGGAACCCGTCGCCGGCCAATCGATGCCTGCGTGCCGGCAATTGCGGCCTTCTGTGACTGCAAGGTCTGGCTGTCCCGTGACAGCCATCCGCCGTCCTATGTGTTCTTCGCCTTTGCGACCGACACCGCTCTGGTGGCCTACCTCTACGCGGTGATCGAGCGCGCCATCCACAGCGACAGCCAGACCTTCCGATCCGCAAGACCAGCGCTTGCGGGCGCTGCCTTGAGTCGCGCCACCTCGAGCTTCCAGCTGGGCATGGCGGCGCGGATCGCCGAGCGGTTGGTGGACATGCACGATGATCGGGAGGCGAGCGTGGCCACGCAGCGTCCGACCGGCTCAGCCCTGACGATCGTGCGGCACCAGGTCGTAGAGGCAGCCTTTCGAGCCAGTGGGCCGAGGTTGCGGGCCATGCCGGGCCTGACGCTGCACAACGACACCGCCTTCCGCGTCGGGCGCCTGGCCGGAGAGCGGGTCAACCTCAGGCGGCCGGTTGAGCAGGACGACCAGAACCGTCTGGCATGA
- a CDS encoding MucR family transcriptional regulator — MLTELSASLLELTTQIVSAHCAMNAVPAEDLPTLIRKVFAALSSIDGRPEDAAAAGPEALTPAVPIKKSVFPDYIVCLEDGRKLKMLKRYLQTSYGMTPAQYRERWKLPQDYPMVAPNYAKRRSDLARESGLGRKSDAQDGS, encoded by the coding sequence ATCTTGACTGAACTTTCCGCATCTCTTCTCGAACTGACAACCCAGATCGTCAGCGCACACTGCGCCATGAACGCAGTGCCAGCGGAGGATCTTCCGACCCTGATCCGCAAGGTCTTTGCGGCGCTGAGCAGCATAGACGGTCGGCCAGAGGACGCTGCGGCTGCTGGTCCCGAGGCCCTGACGCCGGCCGTCCCGATCAAGAAGAGCGTCTTCCCTGACTACATTGTCTGCTTGGAGGACGGCAGAAAGCTCAAGATGCTGAAGCGTTACCTGCAAACCTCCTATGGCATGACACCCGCGCAGTATCGCGAACGGTGGAAGCTGCCACAGGACTATCCGATGGTGGCGCCGAACTATGCGAAGCGCCGGAGCGACCTGGCGCGGGAAAGCGGTCTCGGCCGTAAGTCGGACGCCCAGGACGGGTCATGA